The DNA window CTGTTCCTCCATCTTGTTTGTCATTTTCACGCAAAGGATTCTGAAAGAAGTGACTTGCATCTTCTTGCTTTATATAATCTCATCATCTATCTCCCTTGCAAGCTCATGCTAAGTGAATGGAAGCCATGGAAGATGTTCAACTCGAAGATCTGTAACACAACAGAGCTGGTGAGTTACAGATTAACATCAGATTGGAATCCTGGAAAAGGCTTGGGACTCATTTGAGAGGAGGATAGGTAGTTTAGGGATTAGTCTCTTAGCCATTGTAACTTTTAGGAGGTAGTGTTTAGTTGCTAGATCATCCTTCTCGTCTACATCCTCTTCAAATTTCACTTGTGTCTATACATGGGGATGAACTATGAATTTCTTAGGGAATAAATGGACTCCACTTTTTCCATGCTTGTCTTTTCTACTGTTTGGTGTCTTGTGCCCTGCACTTCAATTTAGGTTCTGATGGGGATGTCTCGCCTCTCTAAATCTAAAGATAAGATTGTTTGTACCCTACTTGCCTTGGCCGCATACGAGATGTgctcatggtggtggtggtggtgctgctgctggTCAAAGTTAATTTGGACTGGTTGGTTAAATTGTACAAATACTGACTGGTTCATTGGCCAAACATGGACATTAATATTTCCTCGTAAAAATCTGTACAGAAACACATTTTAGAGGttttttgtagtgttttttacaagtttttcaccatttttttttaaaaagacatgaacaatatatatttttcttttatatacaagtatgtaaaagaattaaaatcaatattttttataataattgttagtttggataaaataaaatcaacatctTACAATGAGAATATTACTTGtataaattatggttttgattttttttcaagtagttataatttcaatgtattttttacttttctgtgaaaaaattatttttattttcaataaataatcccatttttcaatttctcattaaaaaaaactggaaatgAAATAGACCTTTATTATCTCTTAGAGCTAAACACCATTCGGCTTGAAAACCATGTTTTCCACATTATGGGCTGCATAAGATCATCTCCAGTCATCTccctttcattcttttttttttttttatatatatataaatattttcaagaatttctattttattatcaGCTTAGAGGTGATGATGGTGATAGTAGTTACCTGGTCCCACTGTGTTTGGACATTTGGGTTTAAAATCAACAGTGATGTTGATAAGGTAGGGTTCATGCCCTCTTGGATTGTTCTGTAGAATCTTACTTCTAACTTCAGGTTCCTCTTGACAGTGGGGTTTTCCCCTTTTCCTGCCAGAATTTTTTTGACctgtattatttgtttttgtattttaaaaatattttaaaatcacagCCACCATCATCCCCGGAAACCTGTGGCGGGAAACTTATTCAGGCTGTCAAGTGGGCATTTATTGCATGCACATAAATGCAGAGCCCCTGGTGGAGTCGAGCCCTGTCGACATGGGACCATGTACGGATTCTGCAAAGGTTACCTCACTGGCTGCTCCATGTTCAACATAGATTTGATGAtgtcttctctctttcttcaagCATTTGCTctacacatttatttttatacaactaACTGTTGAAGACCAGACCAGACCAGACCGGAGGTTGTGGCCTGCAAGAAGATGCTCTTGCTTCGACAAGAGGAAATGCCTCCCAAGACTGGCCCTTTTTCACATCATTAAGATGCTTTTACTTAGGGCAAAGATGGTAGTAATGATGCCAATTCAAGATGGACTAAGTCTTGATTGCTGTggatttttccttcttttatatatatatatattatcataaaaataaaatttaaaataaaattatttttttaaaaaaataggcttGAATATACAATCAAACTCgagaattgaacttttttgAGGTCTAGATTTTGCATTAACTCTTGAATTGTGGGGTCAattcaagttatattttttctaaaaaaatctctaaaacaGTCTcagggatttattttttaaaaaaaacatcgaaaCAAATATATGATTAAAAGAAGGAAAGTGACTAGAAAATAAGAAGCCACCACTTCTCAACCTTTAAACATAATTTCGCCATTATCTGTTCTccaaaacaccttaaaattatcaaaacaaccTCAAAAAACTCACTTGGAACCTTAAAAACATAATGTACGTAAACAACCAAATCAAATTCgaaaactcaaataaattttgagaTCCTAATCTTCTTTTTCCCACAATTTCACAGCTTGAAATCACCATGAACAAATTTCCCTCGTCAAGATGAGAATATTGAAGCCAAGATTTGCAGTTATCATGACCAAAATATGGCTTGCCAGCACTTGCTCTCTCTTACATTGGTTCCTGTCTCTGCATTCAAAGGATGAACTGTGATGTAAATCAAGTTAGGATCCAAAAATACCGCAAAAATTAGGATTGAAGTGCAAAATTGATCAAAACTtgtgataataaaattacagcAATGACACCAAGCAGTAAGTATAAATTATAGGATTAAAGGAGTAGTAAAAACCATACAGTAAAGGCTTGATTAACAATTGATTCCCGTTTTATAAAAGCCAATTGTAAACTGCCAGATTCTCCGCCTCCCCACTTGACAAGGTGTTGTTTTTTCATAGCTATTGGACTTTCCAAGATGGGATGAGGATTTGTTCCAAGAGACATATTATTTTGTCTCTATCCCTTCTATCCTGGGAACCTAACCAAACACAACCTTACAAATTGTATGTTTTGTAATGCTTCCCTCAACATCTAATAATCTTTCACTAGATCCCCTCCACTCATTATCAATTGTTatggttttgaaagaaaataaaataaaaaaaaggataaaattctAATGCTTCTCTCAACATCAGATAATCTTCACTAGATCCCTTCCATTAACTATCAATTGCTTTAAATAAATGGGAAAGCCACTATTGAATACCAGTTTGACtaccaaaacaaaaccaactcAAATATCATCCTCAGCAACAAGCAACTCCAACAATATTTCAGAAGAAAAAAGCATCGACTACTTTCTAACTAAATTAGACAAGTACCTGCTTCATTTGTTCTTCCACCTCAGAGAGTAAGTAAATGGTGATCTCATGAAGTTGGAGGAGCTAAATTCGCTGATTGCTTTGTTTCTGCCATTTCAACTTCAAATCCAATCGTATCTGAAGATTCTTCATTCTCTATTGCCATCATTTTAAGCTTAGCCAGTCGTATGGCATGCAGCTCGTATCTGATAACATTATACCACAAGTCAAACTTTGTGAGTGttgggagggggggggggggggggatgcaATGGAAGCCGTATTTGTAATCACAAAAGTTTGTTAATTCTTTGATTGCAACAATGGTAAATGTGTTGGTGAAATATGCAGATCTAAATATCTTGTTAGGAAACAAAAGGAGGGAAATGGATCAGCTACTAGCTTATAGgccataacatatatatatatatatatatatatatatatattatagccTACTCTGACCTTTTGTATCAACCCACTCAGTTAAACCTATATCCCAAATGCCATTCATGTGCAGATAAAACCTATTAATTCATGGAAAAATTTAAGCACTGCAATTTATaatttctatcttttaattCTTCTCTGAATTCTGATCATCTACAACAGAAGTATGTTGTGTTATACTATTGCAAATTAATAAACATATAAGCCTGATTCAAAAGCTTCATTAATTTGATTCTCTTGTACTTatgcatcttcttctttctaataaaatctttttttttaatataaaaacatagtaGTGACCTATCCTTAACTTACTGGTAATATTGTTGTGCTTTTATTTTCACCCTGTTGTTTAGGTAAGTAGACCTGAAAATCTTCCATCTCCGCTaaagattttctcaaatattcaAGCACAAGATAAAACAATTTCACTCGGGTCAACAGACTAAATTACACTAAAGCAGAAAACCCAAAGCCTATATTTATGACATTTATTTCACCACACGCTATTCACATGTCTGCGTATAATTGTGCAATAAGCAGGCCATTCACATTTCTGCATAATGAGCGAATAAACAACCAATAATTTCAGAGTTTAGCATGTCTATGTCTATATGAACACGAGAAtctacaataaattaaaaagtctacattttttttttcagatttcaaGTGGGAATTTACTCCgttatttcttttatcataGACTGAGCATGGTACCTCAAAGTAACATTTTCTGCCagtctatctatctatcttcaAGCAATGTTTATCAGTTTGCTAGAGAGATAATTTGcctaaaaaagaataaacatcAGTCAGCTCATGTTTTATGGAACGCAGTCCAAACAGAAACCAACACATGCATGAGCTTTGAGCTTTAGCTTTTCAACAAACAGTATGTGAACAAGAGAACATTTTAGGCAAGTTATTCTGAGTTTACTTAAAACCTGTTACTTTGTAGAGGAACAAGATGATATCAGCACCCAAatgcttcttttctctctcttatggTTCAACAAGAATTGTCCACTCAAGGGAAATAATTAAAGCatcatttctttcaattcaCGCAGCAATACACCTCAGATTTTGCATGAAACTACTGAAAAGTTGCAAGACTTACTCAGCCACATGACTCTTGACGAgcataaaatatatcatccaaaaTTGTCTCTCCTTCAAGTGACGAGGGCATAGCATAAATCTCAGATGTGAAAGCTCCtagaaaataagatgaaaaaaccTATCTAAAgcacttgaaaagaaaagttataggaaaaaagaaaaaccacttCAAGCATCCATCATCATTCTTTAAAATCTTGCATTCTAATTTAAAGGTAATTTCTAAAACAATCATGATAGCCCCCCCAAATGCAAATGTGGATTTCAGTTCTAACCCCTCACCCATTCACTTTACAGATCAAGCATACCCCCTCATTCATTCTAAAATCTGGCCCCTCCACATCAAAAGTAGTCTTCTTGCAGCTATGTCCTTCTTGTTCTATAGTTTAATACACAATGtccatttttttagttatatctACCACAATGAAAAGGGTTTAGAATCAATGGTTTCTTAATCGAATGAAGTACCCTTTCAAGTCCCAAGGAGGCAGAAGCAAACGTTGTTTCACTTTCACAGATCCCAACAATCACAAGCAAGAAATTTGtctcataaaaaagaaagaagagaaaagcaaaCCTTGGCTTTGGAAAGAACAAGAGTAGCATGTCGCTCCTGCCATTCAGAGAGATCCCTTTGAACATTGGACGATGTTTTCGTTGAAGAAGGAGTTGCCTCATCTTCTAGCACCAAAATACAAAGACAACAAGAAAACATAAGCAAAAGAAAACCCAACATGGAACTAGAAGTAGTAGCATTAACAAGACATGTTTTTTACCTTGGAGTGGGAAGTTCTTGAAAGTGTCAATTGTGAAGGACTTTACATGATCGATCAATTGCTGCGTGACTCCTAGCTGTtcctcttctcctcctcctcctcctggttTTGGAATCTGTTGATTTGAGTTTTggctgtttttgctattatcaCTACTTCTTGAAACACTACGTAGAAGCCACGAGGACCAGTCCATCGTTGGGACTTCAAGCTATGATTCTCTTCTCCTGTCCcctgttttcttttctggttGCCAGGTTTCATGTAATGTACCAAGCATTTCTGAGGCCCAGCACTGATCATGCCTATCCAGCCCATTTAAGCTGGATCAAGTCTGAGATGAGGTGGAGTCAATTGCACTGTTGCATGGTTGTAAACTTGGATCGGACCGACAAGTTAACTTGGGATAGAATCAATCTGAGATCTAAACCAattagagttgaaaaaaaaaacttgattaatcTAGTAAAACATTCAGGTTAACCCGTTGACTCAATGGATTCTAGAGCGGGTCTTGCAACCATGAAAATAACTCTACCTGGCCCAAACCAACTCGGGCCGGGTAGGCTTGTACATGGTCTCCATTATAATATTGATACAGAGAGCcccaaaattcatcatttgttgAGGAGCATCCAGGCAAGGGAGGAGGGACTCGTGCCCCTGATCTGAATCGCTAGTTCCAACTTCCCTCCCCCCCTTTGTTTCGCAATACGCAAGCCTTACTAAAAAGTTTTATGTCCGATGAACCACCGACAAACGACTTAGTCACTTTACACTTGACATACATTTATGTTTAATCGGCATAGCCTGTCATCTGTACaagttttttactttgtttcGGTGATAATGATAGGAGATTGGGTGACTTGGTAAcggatttttttcatattattattgcGGTGAaacttgtgttttaaaaatatattttaattgaaaagatattaaaagatattttttatatttacacatcaaaattataaaaaacaccttaaaaattattaacttcatgttttttcaagtgaaaaacattctaaaaagatatttgaaTCATATTATCAAATGCacttaaatcttattttttaattattttcaggatgtattttcatttaatagGATAAATTTTGGATAGAAGAATTGTTGCtggcaaagaaaatttcaatgggCAAATCTCATCATCTAGAGAGGAAATCCTTCTCTAGTTTATTGTTTTAAGAATTGCATGGGATGCTGCAATAATTTACCGTATCTAAAAATAACGTTGCAGGCAAATTCATGGTGGTTTGGGAATAACTTCTCAAGAATTATATCTCTTGGGTTcttcaattataatattataggcTTAAAAATACTACGAGTTCTTAAAAATACTAGAGAAGAAATCcttctttactatttttttttatattatataaaagcatttgattgattaataaGGTAATTCATCATGCTATAAGTGGTAAGTCGATGAATAATATCTAAACTTATTATTCTGcaatagttaaaaaatttcgagttcttgtttttttacttgaaaacacgttaaaatagatttttaaaactgtttttttcttgatatccacacatcaaaataatcataaaacactgaaaaaacattaatttaatacttatttaacatcaaaatcacttttaaaaagcataaaaaacaaaaattagcaTACTTCCAAACACCAATGCCCCGTTTGTTTACATGAAAGTAGTTTcattttggaaagtgatttccttGAAGAGTGAATTCcaagaaagtaaattattttatgatgttttgtaGTGTCATGAAAAGtaagttggaaaacaattttcagtgtttggttatgtcatggaaaatagcttattaattttttttttcaagtttattaaaataataagaaacaaatcttacaaattaaaaaattgaatgagaatggaattgaaaaaaatataatttcataaattatctcaaataaaacaaataatagagatcaaatctaacagataaaaaatttgaaagatgatgaaattaaaataataataattacaatttcataaattattttaaataaaataagtaacaatcaaaagaatgaggaccaaatttgatagataaaaaatttcaatttaaaaaatgataagagaaaagtaaataacaatcataaaaataaggatcaaagttaataaaaaaataaaattaaataaaattttaaaggatgaatttgaaaagaaaaaagattcaaactaaatatataggaattaaaagtttgaggaccaaatttaatataatcaacaaataatatgatatttttaaatttttcataacttgtgaaaagtattttccgtccaaaataaaaagaaagcacttttctagaaatcaagtcaaatttttctttgacaggaaaatattttttgttgatcaatttttttaataataaataaacacaaaaaattttaaaaaatattttttaaaaaataaacgcaACCCAAGACCTAACTTTTTTTAACAGTTGGAAAGCGCTTCCAAACAACCGCGATCGCAATCCGAGGATAACGGTGAGGGACTTTGATTAGTTGCTTGTGAACTAGGAAAAGCTTTAGTTAATGAAAGAGAGAGCTCAGTACTACTCTGGGTGTGCTGTGTGATAAATAAAAGACACATAACATGtgaggaaaatgaagaaagacattGGATGCCCTTTTACTAAAGCGTCTTATCCGTGAAATCATGAGAACATGTCGCGTGCGATGGACCGAGGAAGATGGGACTTCAACTCATTTCCCCTCCTTTACCGTCCCCACGCACCACAACCATGTCCAAGTCATGCGCCTCATGAACCACGCTGCTCACGCGTTGTCTCAATTATTCCGCGGAGGCCTGTTTGGTTGCTATA is part of the Populus trichocarpa isolate Nisqually-1 chromosome 2, P.trichocarpa_v4.1, whole genome shotgun sequence genome and encodes:
- the LOC7488630 gene encoding uncharacterized protein LOC7488630 isoform X1; this translates as MDWSSWLLRSVSRSSDNSKNSQNSNQQIPKPGGGGGEEEQLGVTQQLIDHVKSFTIDTFKNFPLQEDEATPSSTKTSSNVQRDLSEWQERHATLVLSKAKELSHLRFMLCPRHLKERQFWMIYFMLVKSHVAEYELHAIRLAKLKMMAIENEESSDTIGFEVEMAETKQSANLAPPTS
- the LOC7488630 gene encoding uncharacterized protein LOC7488630 isoform X2 → MDWSSWLLRSVSRSSDNSKNSQNSNQQIPKPGGGGGEEEQLGVTQQLIDHVKSFTIDTFKNFPLQDEATPSSTKTSSNVQRDLSEWQERHATLVLSKAKELSHLRFMLCPRHLKERQFWMIYFMLVKSHVAEYELHAIRLAKLKMMAIENEESSDTIGFEVEMAETKQSANLAPPTS